A single region of the Anopheles funestus chromosome X, idAnoFuneDA-416_04, whole genome shotgun sequence genome encodes:
- the LOC125763905 gene encoding uncharacterized protein LOC125763905: MSETAVVPPPRLHQNVIPPAMQPFAPREYRPPLSIIKFLELSLAVTCTTLHYYSFNDGDLVTGFLATGTFCGFIVILFTVMAGYLMKAHLNRRLSIFYSLLGCGCFLTSGVFIIEAWEHAFRTRTRDLAITKGSIAVINGVIFLMDTIFTFRERK; this comes from the exons ATGTCGGAAACTGCCGTAGTACCTCCGCCGAGGTTACACCAGAATGTGATACCACCAGCGATGCAACCATTCGCGCCCAGAGAGTATCGACCACCATTATCCATCATCAAATTTCTCGAGCTG TCGTTGGCAGTTACCTGCACTACGCTACACTACTACAGTTTCAACGATGGTGATCTCGTGACGGGATTTCTTGCCACAGGAACGTTCTGCGGGTTTATCGTCATTCTGTTCACCGTAATGGCAG GCTACCTGATGAAGGCTCATCTTAATCGTCGGTTAAGCATTTTCTACAGCCTGCTGGGATGTGGTTGCTTTCTAACGTCCGGCGTATTTATTATCGAGGCGTGGGAACATGCATTTCGCACCCGTACCCGTGATCTTGCCATCACCAAAGGTTCCATAGCGGTAATCAATGGAGTGATCTTCCTAATGGACACGATCTTTACCTTTCGTGAGCGAAAGTGA